The Panicum virgatum strain AP13 chromosome 6K, P.virgatum_v5, whole genome shotgun sequence nucleotide sequence tcacccgtCCCTGTAATgccatcacccacccctagaaATGACCATCATTTTTtagggcgggtgacgccatcacctgcctctgaaaattaatttttaggggcgggtgatggtaATGATCCGCCTCTACAAATGGTATTAcacaaaaaattataattttttatatgaTCTCGGATAAAGATAAATTTTATACCAAAATTGTAGAGCTTGATgaagatctaaaattttatagttgataactttttcatttaaggtcatttaatagtccaaaaaattattataagttctctagtTTCAAAATCCACAAGTTTTGGTTTATTTTCAAACAACCTCGGATGTAGAGTAGTTGCATATCAAAGTTGTAATggtaagatctaaaatttcaTATTTTATATATTATTAATTTAACACCATTTAGGATGACGAGATCATTTACTAGTTGTACCCTACATATAGTATGACTATATActatctcatacaactcaagttATATTATAAGTTGTCATAATCCTAGGGCTATTAACGTTGCCAATGCAGTAATTGGACCAAACTCACTTCCTTTTAGAAACCTGGTTTGTAGAGCTGCAACCCTTTGAACAATCTGTGCACCGATTCAATGAAGAAAATGAATCAGGTGGGGGATgccccgcgcccccgccccgcccccccCACCCCAACCCCACCCACCCCTCCATTGCAATTGATCTCACATTTCTATGAGAATAATAATAATCAATACTAAAAGGCGGAACTTTATGGATATATAAGAAGATGTGTATAGAGAGTTTCCAAGGATTATTTCAATCTCTATGTAACAACCAACAAAATGAAGTTTCAGGGGATGTTTGGTTTAGCCTCAGTCAGCCACGCCACAGTGTGGCGTCAGTAGCGTCGCCACGGCCGAGGCAACGAGAAAGCTTGCCTCACCTGCCGCAACTCACCACACTCGCCACCAGCTAAAGGATAAGTGAACAGAAGCAAAACGACAAGCAAATAAATGTGTGGCAGCCAAATTTTACTAGACAACCAAACACCAGTCGGACAGGTGTGGCTGCCTCACTTTACTCATGGCGAGTTGCGGCGGCAAACAAACAGCCCCTCACTGCGTTCATAGTTCTATACCAATTACGTTTCCGGCCTTGAAATCGTTGAAAAAATAGGCTTCATATGTAATCATTAATAACATATGATGTGTCGTGCTCGACCCCTATATTATGTTAATTAATAAAAAGATAAATTTCTTAAATTCTTCTTACAAATTTTATACGATGCCTCAATCATGGTGTGGTTGCCCATGATTTCAAATGTGGAAATGTGCATGATGTTCACAACATGGTAATAAATATAAACCCTAACAGTCTCAAAATCCTTGTGCACACAATTCACACGTACGATGGTCGTGCGCACTCCCCTGGTCGGTGTATGTAGAAGCTGAGGGTCACTAATCAGTGTAACAAGGTTTCAATGGATCGGATGGTAAGAGACAATGACAAAGTCCATTTGCAAAGGTGTGCTTAAGGTTGAGCTCAGAGTGTCCCAAAACACGAACaagtcacccccccccccccccccccaaacgtCAGATTATATTACAGTAGTAATAGAAAGCTAGCTTTGAAAGGTTGATACAGAGACCATTTCATCCGTGTCTACTAGAAAAGTCAAGCAGTACTGGTGAGTATTGTAAGCTAAGATATAGGTGACTGGTACCACGCTAAGATAAACAATCTTGAATACGCAACGCAACATACATGAGCAAAAGAACAGGTATCATTTTACTAAAAAGTTTTGCTAGAGCAAAAGAGACCACGTCTGAATAGTTAGTTGGCAGAGTAAAAACGATTAAATTTAAAGTTGGTGTAGCTTTGAAGAGTTCATAAAGGTAACTGCGTATACTACGTAGTTTCATCAGCAGGTTCTCTACCACACCCGGAGACCAATTCTTCTGTTGGTCGGCTCAACTTGACTGGTTCAGTCTCTCACAAGTTCACGCTGCCGCGTGCTGTGGCTATATAAGCACATCCATCTCCCTCCATAGCGAACCATCAgcaaaacaaacacacccacCTGTGCTCAATTAACCAAATGGCCACCTCCTCTTACTTCCTTATATCAGTTTTTCTAGCATTGGTGGCCTCTCAGGTCATTGCTTCTGATCCTAGCCCGCTCCAGGACTTTTGTGTTGCCGACCTGCACTGTCCTGGTATGTGTGCACTTAGTTTGTCATTTTCTAATGTTCTTGTTATGCTATAAGTCACTTATCAGACAGTAGTCATTCGTTAAAATACACAAATACACACTGCAAACATTTATATGCACAGCCCAATTTCTTATGTCTGTGTATCTATTTGGCTTCTATAATCCATACAGTGAAGGTGAATGGATTCGTGTGCAAGGACCCTATGGTTGTTAGTGCAGACGACTTCTTCAAGGCAGCCAACCTTGACAAGCCTAGGGACACCATGAAGAGCAAGGTGGGGTCTAATGTCACTTTGATCAATGTCATGCAGCTCCCTGGCCTCAACACTCTTGGCATCTCTCTGGCCCGTATAGATTATGCTCCCTTAGGTGAGAACCCACCGCACACCCACCCACGTGCCACTGAGATCCTCACGGTGCTTGAAGGCACCCTGTACGTCGGGTTTGTCACCTCCAACCCAAACAAACTCTTCGCCAAGGTTCTCAACAAGGGTGATGTGTTTCTATTCCCCGAAGGGCTCATCCATTTCCAGTTCAACCCCGTCTATGACAAGCCAGCGGTTGCTATTGCTGCACTCAGCAGCCAAAACCCTGGGGTCATTACCATTGCCAACGCAGTGTTTGGATCAAAGCCGCCAATCTCTGATGATGTTTTGGCCAAGGCATTCCAAGTGGAGAAGGGGACAATCGATTGGCTCCAGGCTCAGTTCTGGGAGAACAATCACTACTAAAAACTATAACACGTGAGGTGAGGCTCAGTTCTGGGAGAACAATCACTACTAAAAACTATAACACGTGAGGTGATGCATATCTTGAATCTTCGGTCGGGAAGTGCATATGTGTTTAATCTTTATGTAACAAACAACAAAAGCAAATGGTGTGTATCCAGTCGTATACCAAGTATGTTTAAGGCCCTCAAATCACTTTAAAAATTAGAGTTTGTATTAAAATAATGTTGTATGATGTACTACTGAGTATTCCTTTACATTAACAAAGTGGTAAGTTGCATGAAGTTATGGCAGAAATTTTATATTGACAGCTGACTAATGATGCAATAATTATACATAATTTCAAATGCAGAATATGCATGAGAGCCATAACAGGGGGAGGGGGGGTTGGTCTTGTAACAAGGTGTGTTTGGGATAGCCTTGTCACTTCTAGACTTAACGAGGGTGGGTTCACAAAGGCGGAAAGACAAACCTATGTGTCATCAAACCATCTGCAGCTACCATTTGCACAATCGAACAAGGCAGTCTCCGTGCCACTTATTCACCGTCTCCGTCTAGCACCCTCCCTGCCTCCCCACCATGCCACTTACATGTCGCGCCATCTCCATGCTgcacacactactacaaaacaggcctttgatcctcacatttgtcccggctgccgTTGGACCCGGGGCCAATGGAGGCTTTTATTCTGGGTCCAATGGCTAGCCGAGCAGGCGGAGAGTGCAGGGGGCTTTTATTccagttggagccaccaaccgggatcaaAGACTCttctttggtcccggttggtggctccaaccgggacaaaaagacCAAATCTTTTAGTCCCAGGTGGTACCAccacccgggaccaaagggtacccctttggtcccgggtggagccaccaacccggaccAAAGGGTTCTTTACAGGTTAGTACAAAATGAATGCGCCTTGTATAGAGTCACATGTGACGCGTAGGGGAGATGGTAAGGAATCTGTGTGGGAGGCAAGAGGTTCTGAGTTGAAGTCCTGCATGGCGCTAAATATTTTTTTCGTGTGACAGGGACCCTtacaaccgggactaaaggccatttttgtagtagtgacacCACCTAGGGTGGTAAAGGGCTGTCAAATTTGACCGAAAGAGCCGAGCTCTAATtctatttaattttgagctaacaaATTAAAAGGTCTAGTTGGACTATGAAATGACCACTACCGCTACCACCCCTAGTCACCACCTCTCCCCAGAGCGAGGCAGCTCAAGGTCACGGTGCCGGCCGTGAGGAAGATGGCATCCACCTGCTATTGTCAGCTCCCCCACGCCGTGCAGCCGCTCTCCATTGCGCCCCCCATCTCTCTTCAACGCCCCCCACACCACCTCAAATCAAGCCAGAGAGGCGCCACAAATATACGCGGGAGGAATCGGTGATGATCGATGATCTTATCATAGGAACGAATTTCACAACGATGCAGCTCAAGGGCATTGCCATCCATGAGTAACTGGCGCTAAGGTGGGCAACAAATCAAGGCGAGGTAAAAAGCATGGTTAGGCTCTCCGCAGTGGACTCTGGATCGCGCTCTCTACACGTTTTACAGTTCCTTTTACCGCAAAAAAGTGCTGCAGCGGCACTCTGTAAGGCGCTCTCCATCGTTGCGTGCGGGATTTCCGCGCGCCAAAGCTGGCGCGGTAGCGGCCGCTCTCTACCGGCGACGTGGCGTGGGGCCCGCCTCCGTCCGTTGCTCCCGAGCATCCCTCCCGCGCTCGCCcatggccgcccccgccgccgcggccgctccgccacgccgagctcgcccgcgcggggctcgcccgcaccgcggcggagcggagctcgccacggcggcgctgctcgctcGCCTGCGGGCCGCTGCAGCGCCGAGCTCGCCCGCGCGGGGGAcggggcggcgagctcggcgcccACCCAAGGCAGTGAgccggggaggaggggccgccgggaggggaggggctcggcGCCCACCCAAggccgtggcggcgcggagggaggggcgcggcgaggaggccgaggaggaggggccAGGGCGGAGTAgccggagagagggagagggaggacgaCCGCCGGTAGCCGGCCCTGctcgcctcgccatggccgctcGGAGGGgtgccgcccggccgccgcgaggcccgccgccccggccccacGCCAGCCGTGCCGGGCGCCGAGGCCATGGGAGGAGGCGGGAGGAGCGACGAGGAGGGGCGAGGAGGGAGGACCGGGGCGCGGGGAGGCGAAGGGGCCTTCGGTGCGGCGCGTTCCCCGCCAGGCCCACCGCTCGCCGGCTCGAGATGGAGGGGAGGGTGGGCGGCGCGCGGATCCGGGGAGGGAGCTCCACCGAGCCatggccgcctccgcgcctGCCTCGCCGGTGCGCGCGGGCCTTcgccttcgcccgccatggcccgCAAGGCCCGCCGCAGCTCGCGGCGGAGGGAGagcggagggaggaagggagggggaggaaggcCGCCGGAacggagggaggaagggagggggaggaaggccgccgcagctcgcggcggagggagagcggagggaggaagggagggggaggaaggcCGCCGGAacggagggaggaagggagggggaggaaggcCGCCGCAGCTCGCGGCGGAGGGAGAGCGGAGCTCGCCTGCGGGCCGCTGCGGCGCCGAGCTCGCCCGTGCGGGGGGAGCaaggccgccgcgccatggccgcgagGGAGCAAGGGCtcgcaggggagggggaaggggggaggggagcaaggccgcctcgccatggccgccggcggaggccgggggaggaggggcgcggtggcggagggagagagg carries:
- the LOC120711640 gene encoding germin-like protein 8-7, producing MATSSYFLISVFLALVASQVIASDPSPLQDFCVADLHCPVKVNGFVCKDPMVVSADDFFKAANLDKPRDTMKSKVGSNVTLINVMQLPGLNTLGISLARIDYAPLGENPPHTHPRATEILTVLEGTLYVGFVTSNPNKLFAKVLNKGDVFLFPEGLIHFQFNPVYDKPAVAIAALSSQNPGVITIANAVFGSKPPISDDVLAKAFQVEKGTIDWLQAQFWENNHY